The following proteins are encoded in a genomic region of Alnus glutinosa chromosome 8, dhAlnGlut1.1, whole genome shotgun sequence:
- the LOC133875406 gene encoding uncharacterized protein LOC133875406 — protein sequence MGKDAKSKDSGAKGKGKQAAGGADENTSKGKGKGGKAADGLGTCTYVKARHILCEKQGKINEAYKKLQDGWLGNGDKVPPAEFAKLAQEYSECPSGKKGGDLGWFPRGKMAGPFQEVAFNTPVGATSAPFKSTHGYHIILSEGRKN from the exons atggggaaggacgCAAAGTCAAAGGACTCAGGAGCAAAGGGTAAGGGAAAACAGGCAGCGGGTGGAGCTGATGAGAATACATCAAAGGGTAAAGGGAAAGGTGGGAAGGCAGCAGATGGGCTTGGCACCTGCACATATgtcaaag CAAGGCATATCTTATGTGAGAAGCAAGGGAAGATTAATGAAGCATACAAGAAGCTGCAGGATGGTTGGCTCGGCAATGGAGATAAGGTTCCACCTGCTGAATTTGCAAAG TTAGCTCAAGAATATTCAGAATGTCCATCGGGAAAGAAGGGTGGAGATCTTGGATGGTTTCCACGGGGTAAGATGGCTGGGCCATTTCAGGAGGTTGCCTTTAACACACCTGTTGGAGCTACCAGTGCACCATTCAAATCAAC ACATGGATACCACATCATCTTATCTGAAGGGAGAAAGAACTGA